One part of the Bacillus sp. FJAT-27916 genome encodes these proteins:
- a CDS encoding enoyl-CoA hydratase/isomerase family protein, whose protein sequence is MEHLVKEMHGKVLVLTLNRPDSLNAFSPKMIAGLTKEMKEAGKNPDVRAIVLTGAGRAFSAGGDVKSMGSNQPVDVYEHLGKMNECILAIKAVEKPVIAAVQGFAAGAGFNLALACDLIIASDDSKFALSFSQVGLISDGGGSYFLPRLVGPYLAKQFFFSAEPIPAERLYQLGVVNKIVPLAELNDEVMRYAGLLSIGPSQAYGQMKKMIDYSFTATLEDVLERERMTQIMMVATEDHQEGIQAFKEKRRPQFTGK, encoded by the coding sequence ATGGAACATTTAGTAAAAGAAATGCATGGTAAAGTATTGGTATTGACTTTGAACAGACCTGATAGCTTAAATGCCTTCAGTCCAAAGATGATTGCTGGGCTGACAAAGGAAATGAAGGAGGCGGGCAAGAATCCGGATGTTCGTGCGATTGTCCTGACAGGCGCCGGGCGGGCGTTCAGCGCTGGAGGGGATGTTAAGTCGATGGGGTCTAATCAACCCGTAGACGTATATGAACATCTCGGCAAAATGAATGAATGCATCCTTGCCATCAAAGCAGTTGAAAAACCTGTTATTGCAGCTGTCCAAGGCTTTGCTGCAGGAGCGGGATTTAATCTTGCTCTTGCTTGTGACTTAATCATTGCCTCAGATGACAGTAAGTTTGCCTTAAGTTTTTCCCAGGTCGGACTGATCTCAGATGGAGGAGGCTCCTACTTTCTTCCGCGTCTAGTGGGTCCTTATTTGGCGAAGCAGTTTTTCTTCTCTGCTGAGCCAATTCCGGCAGAGCGTCTTTACCAGCTCGGTGTTGTCAATAAGATTGTACCGCTCGCAGAGTTAAATGATGAAGTCATGCGATATGCCGGGCTTTTGTCGATTGGACCAAGCCAGGCATATGGACAGATGAAGAAGATGATTGATTATTCGTTTACGGCAACATTGGAGGATGTATTGGAGCGGGAGAGAATGACGCAAATCATGATGGTTGCTACAGAAGACCATCAAGAAGGCATTCAAGCCTTCAAGGAGAAACGGCGCCCACAATTCACGGGGAAATAA
- a CDS encoding SDR family NAD(P)-dependent oxidoreductase codes for MRFAEMTAVVTGGGSGIGLATAIILAKEGANVIITGRTKEKLEAAAAEINKQAGGERAVYFVADSTKEEDIQGLARFIDDYYMGLHIVINNSGGSIQSKILDTSVDEWDIVQEINLKSVFIVSKVLGKMMAESAITGGNRAIVNIASLSGHKAASHLPHYSSAKAAVINFTHALALELAPYGIRVNSVSPGFAETPLTEWSLTNEKFVQSIKRNTALGRVGTSEEIAKVIAFAASSDASYMTGSDLLVDGGWMIT; via the coding sequence GTGAGATTTGCTGAAATGACGGCGGTCGTTACTGGCGGCGGCAGCGGCATTGGCCTGGCAACTGCCATAATTTTGGCCAAGGAAGGCGCAAACGTCATCATTACCGGACGGACAAAGGAAAAGCTAGAGGCCGCGGCAGCAGAAATTAATAAACAGGCAGGAGGAGAAAGGGCAGTCTATTTTGTTGCTGACTCGACCAAGGAAGAGGATATACAGGGTTTAGCCCGTTTCATTGATGATTATTATATGGGTCTTCATATTGTCATTAATAATTCGGGTGGATCTATACAGTCAAAGATTCTCGATACATCTGTTGATGAATGGGATATTGTTCAGGAAATCAATTTGAAAAGTGTCTTTATTGTTTCAAAAGTCCTGGGGAAAATGATGGCGGAAAGTGCGATTACTGGCGGGAATCGAGCGATTGTTAACATTGCGAGCCTATCCGGGCATAAGGCAGCCTCGCATCTGCCTCATTACAGCTCAGCAAAGGCGGCTGTCATCAATTTCACTCATGCCTTAGCCTTGGAGCTGGCCCCATACGGAATCAGGGTGAATTCTGTCTCCCCGGGATTTGCGGAGACGCCTCTGACAGAATGGTCCTTAACCAATGAAAAATTCGTACAATCCATTAAGCGGAATACAGCCCTCGGAAGAGTTGGGACAAGTGAAGAGATTGCTAAGGTAATTGCTTTTGCCGCTTCAAGTGATGCTTCCTATATGACCGGTTCAGACCTTTTAGTAGATGGCGGTTGGATGATTACATAA
- a CDS encoding 2-phosphosulfolactate phosphatase: MVKIQLLIRKEDISVEKMAEGEKIAVVLDVLLATTTIVSALKEGAKEVIPVQNPDEAVRESMAFNTSEMLMAGELNAGPIEGFIYPSPSEIKNEIKDKTLILSTTNGTVALRMAAGSKRVYISSLLNNAITAKRILTAYKEETIMIVCSGNSGELSLEDFYGAGHLIACFGQTQEKLELNDAAKAALALYQYGEASPYERLAGSYVGQLLLRYGFHEDLKLASSVGEAEIIAVLKNGRVTAEQIGELKNS; the protein is encoded by the coding sequence ATGGTCAAAATTCAATTGCTGATTCGCAAGGAGGACATTTCGGTTGAAAAAATGGCCGAAGGGGAAAAAATCGCCGTTGTTCTCGATGTGCTGCTCGCAACAACAACTATCGTTTCTGCTTTGAAGGAGGGAGCAAAGGAAGTCATTCCTGTTCAGAATCCTGATGAGGCTGTACGTGAAAGCATGGCGTTCAACACAAGCGAAATGCTTATGGCAGGTGAATTGAACGCTGGCCCGATTGAAGGGTTCATCTATCCCAGTCCTTCAGAAATTAAGAATGAAATTAAGGACAAAACGCTGATACTTTCAACGACCAATGGGACGGTTGCACTTAGAATGGCAGCTGGCTCAAAACGTGTATATATTTCTTCTTTGTTGAATAATGCCATCACCGCAAAACGGATTTTGACCGCATATAAAGAGGAAACCATCATGATTGTGTGCTCGGGAAATTCAGGTGAGCTAAGCTTGGAGGATTTTTATGGAGCAGGCCATTTGATTGCCTGCTTTGGACAGACACAGGAGAAGCTTGAATTAAATGATGCAGCTAAGGCTGCATTGGCATTGTATCAGTATGGTGAGGCAAGTCCGTATGAACGGCTTGCAGGCTCTTATGTTGGGCAGCTGCTTTTGAGGTACGGCTTTCATGAAGATTTGAAATTAGCTTCTTCAGTTGGCGAAGCTGAAATCATCGCCGTACTAAAGAATGGCCGAGTTACGGCAGAACAAATAGGGGAGTTGAAAAATTCGTGA